A genomic region of Christiangramia sp. OXR-203 contains the following coding sequences:
- a CDS encoding phosphoribosylpyrophosphate synthetase, with product MKDYGTLSQAINKLKLEEGYKHDFNLLDEKIELKSENATFGVEEFEVDKVLRFEGMSNPDDNSILYAITTTNGQKGVLTDGYGISSGQISKEMMKKLDLKDHRPID from the coding sequence ATGAAAGATTACGGAACATTATCTCAAGCTATAAACAAACTAAAACTCGAAGAGGGTTACAAGCATGATTTTAACCTACTCGATGAAAAGATCGAACTGAAGTCAGAAAATGCAACCTTCGGTGTTGAAGAATTTGAAGTAGATAAAGTCCTGCGCTTCGAAGGAATGAGTAATCCCGACGATAATTCGATTTTGTATGCTATCACCACCACTAATGGTCAGAAAGGTGTTCTTACTGACGGATATGGGATTTCCAGCGGACAGATTTCTAAGGAAATGATGAAGAAATTGGATCTGAAGGATCACAGACCTATAGATTAA
- a CDS encoding mechanosensitive ion channel family protein, with amino-acid sequence MQEFNLQDSVKGIWDKLEGWLDTIILGLPNFLLAVVVFIIFVFLAKYVGKIFDKIFARSIKQDSIRQMATKVIKAIVILIGFFIALGLLNLDTVLTSVLGAAGVVGLAIGLALQGTLNNTFSGLILSFLPELQIGDWVETNGYAGSVMEINLRNIVIKQSDNNYVIIPNGKIIEEPFKNYSRTARSRVFVNCGVGYSSDLEIVRDLTIKTIEDIFPQRGNEEVELMFQEFGDSSINYVLRFWTDVTKNRDILIAQNTAIIAIKKAYDAKGINIPFPIRTIDFTNKLSVNKD; translated from the coding sequence ATGCAGGAATTTAATCTTCAGGATTCAGTTAAAGGTATTTGGGATAAACTAGAGGGATGGCTGGATACCATAATTCTTGGTCTTCCAAACTTCCTTCTCGCGGTGGTAGTTTTTATCATATTTGTTTTTCTCGCGAAGTATGTCGGTAAAATATTCGATAAGATCTTCGCCAGAAGTATCAAACAGGATTCCATACGCCAGATGGCCACGAAAGTGATCAAAGCAATTGTAATCCTGATTGGTTTCTTTATTGCATTAGGACTTCTAAACCTAGATACTGTCCTAACTTCAGTTTTAGGAGCGGCAGGAGTTGTTGGTTTAGCTATCGGTCTTGCTTTGCAAGGTACTTTAAACAATACGTTTTCGGGCTTGATACTAAGTTTTCTTCCGGAATTACAGATTGGTGATTGGGTGGAAACTAATGGATATGCAGGTTCGGTTATGGAGATCAATCTTAGGAATATTGTCATTAAGCAATCAGATAATAATTATGTGATCATTCCAAATGGAAAGATCATTGAAGAGCCGTTTAAAAACTACTCTCGCACTGCTCGTTCAAGAGTATTTGTAAATTGTGGAGTTGGATATTCTTCAGATTTAGAAATAGTAAGAGACTTAACTATTAAAACTATCGAGGATATTTTTCCGCAGAGGGGAAATGAAGAAGTTGAATTGATGTTCCAGGAATTTGGTGATAGCTCGATTAATTACGTCTTGAGATTCTGGACAGATGTTACGAAGAATAGAGATATTCTTATCGCTCAGAACACGGCGATTATTGCTATTAAGAAAGCTTACGATGCTAAAGGAATCAATATTCCATTCCCAATTAGAACGATCGATTTTACGAATAAACTGTCAGTCAATAAGGATTAA
- a CDS encoding LacI family DNA-binding transcriptional regulator, with protein MKSKITLKELSKLLNVSVSTVSKALHDSPEISPKTAERVKELAKLHNYRPNPVAVNLKKSKTGTIGVVIPNISNSFFARVLSGIEAQAQQYEQQIITYISNESLDREKQICDLLTSGMVDGVLIAVSEETQKKAEYDHLFALLDYDIPVVVYDRINLDLPADKVGVDDEKSFYDATKFFRAKGLERIGIASAIHHVGIGKLRISGYQKAMDELAVFTARSSSEGTLKSKIEKLLVTDKVEALLCTDFESAIITTRVAYEQNIKIPEDLKIIGYINKDIAEYLTPSLSYIEQHPSELGVKAVEVLNQRISGDIAAGKFEEKIIATTMVHLESSKF; from the coding sequence ATGAAGAGTAAAATAACCTTAAAAGAGCTTTCAAAATTACTTAATGTGAGTGTTTCTACGGTTTCAAAAGCACTTCATGATAGTCCGGAAATTAGTCCTAAAACAGCCGAGCGAGTAAAGGAGTTAGCAAAGCTTCACAACTACCGGCCAAATCCGGTAGCGGTTAATTTGAAAAAAAGTAAGACAGGAACGATTGGTGTTGTGATTCCAAATATTTCGAATAGCTTTTTTGCCAGAGTTCTATCTGGAATTGAAGCTCAGGCTCAACAATATGAACAGCAGATCATTACATATATATCCAATGAGTCACTCGATCGCGAGAAACAAATTTGTGATCTTCTGACTTCCGGAATGGTTGACGGAGTTTTAATTGCAGTTTCAGAGGAAACTCAGAAAAAGGCAGAATATGATCATCTGTTTGCCCTTTTAGATTATGATATTCCAGTAGTTGTCTACGACCGAATCAACCTGGATCTACCTGCAGATAAAGTGGGCGTGGATGATGAAAAGAGTTTTTATGACGCTACGAAATTCTTTAGAGCGAAAGGTTTGGAGCGAATTGGGATTGCTTCAGCCATACACCATGTTGGAATTGGAAAGCTAAGGATATCTGGTTACCAGAAGGCGATGGACGAATTGGCAGTATTCACAGCACGGAGTAGCAGCGAGGGAACTTTGAAGTCCAAAATTGAAAAGCTCTTAGTTACAGATAAAGTTGAGGCTTTACTCTGTACAGATTTTGAAAGCGCGATCATCACAACAAGAGTGGCTTATGAACAAAACATCAAAATCCCGGAAGATTTAAAGATCATAGGCTATATTAATAAAGACATCGCAGAATATCTAACACCATCACTTAGCTATATCGAACAGCATCCATCTGAGTTAGGAGTAAAAGCGGTAGAAGTCCTTAATCAAAGAATTTCTGGAGATATCGCTGCCGGTAAATTTGAAGAGAAAATAATTGCAACAACTATGGTTCATTTGGAATCGAGTAAATTTTAG
- a CDS encoding Dps family protein, which translates to MNYLGLDKEKTAKTVTELNILLADYHLYYQKLRNFHWNVIGKNFFDLHEKFEELYDEAKLKVDEIAERILTLRYQPTSNMSEYLKDSNLKESPSDISDSKMIEILLEDHGLLLKQMRKVVEIADKSGDEGTIDLIGAYIRELEKTSWMLDAWKMKTSDQHKPVKK; encoded by the coding sequence ATGAATTATTTAGGATTAGATAAAGAGAAGACTGCAAAAACGGTTACTGAATTGAATATATTGTTAGCCGATTATCATCTATACTATCAGAAACTTAGAAATTTTCATTGGAATGTAATTGGAAAAAACTTTTTCGATCTGCATGAAAAATTCGAAGAATTGTATGACGAAGCTAAGCTTAAAGTTGATGAAATAGCTGAGCGTATTCTCACTTTAAGATATCAGCCTACCAGTAACATGAGTGAATATCTTAAAGACTCTAATTTAAAAGAATCTCCTAGTGATATTTCCGATAGTAAAATGATTGAAATCTTACTCGAAGATCACGGACTACTGCTTAAACAAATGAGAAAAGTGGTGGAAATTGCTGATAAATCTGGAGATGAAGGTACAATTGATCTAATCGGTGCTTATATTAGAGAGTTAGAGAAAACTAGCTGGATGTTGGATGCATGGAAAATGAAAACTTCAGATCAGCATAAACCAGTTAAGAAATAA